TCAGGTTGTGAAGGACGAATCGTCAACAGGGTGAGCGTTGTTACTGCGCCGAACAGCATCAGCATTACTGCAACTGGCCACGCGTCCTTGTAGGCTGCAAAGAGCGCAGTAGCAATTAGCGGTGCGAAACCACCCGCGAAGATCGATGCGATTTCATGTCCCAGTGCTAGGCCGGTGTAGCGGACATGCGTCGGGAACAACTCGCCCATCATGGCCGGTTGGGTGCCGATCATTGCGCCATGGCTAAATGGCAGCCCCAGGCAAAGCGCGAGGTAAACCAGCAGCGGCTGGTGTGTGTCCATCAACCAGAAAAACGGGAACGCAAATGCAATCAGGCTGACCGAGCCGATCGCGTAGACGGTGCGGCGCCCGATGATATCGCTCAACCAGCCCCAGAATAGGATGCTGAACGCTTCGATGATCATGGCCACCATCACGCCGCTGAGGACCACTTGGGTGCTGAGCCCGGTGAACTTGGCATACGCCATGGAAAACGCCAGGAAGATGTAGCCACCTCCATTCTCTGCCAGACGCAGGCCCATGGCTTGCAATACCGCCTTGGGGTGTTCGCGCAGAACCTGAAGAGCAGGCAGATGTTTGGCTTCGTCCTTGGTACTCACATCACGTTCGAATTCGCGGCTTTCCGGTAGGTTACGGCGAATGTAGACGCCCACACCAAAAATCACCACGCTAGCCAGGAACGGAATACGCCAGCCCCAGCTCATGAAGTCTTCTGTCGGCAGCATCTGCACCAGATAGAACGCTGCGGCCGAGAGCACGAAGCCGGCGGATACGCCCAACTGGCTGAAAGCTGCAAAAAAACCAGTGCGATCGGCCGGGGCATTCTCGCTGAGCATCAGTACGCCACCACCCCATTCGCCGCCAGAGGCGATGCCTTGAACGATCCGCAGGATGACCAGACATACAGGTGCCAGGTAGCCCACTTGCTGGAAGGTTGGCAACAAGCCAATGAGGAACGTCGCAACGCCCATCATCGACAGGGTAATGACCAGCGCCTTTTTCCTCCCGTCTCGGTCACCGATATGGCCGAAAATGATGCCGCCCAACGGTCGCGCGACAAAACCAACGGCAAAGCCAGCAAAAGCACCCATAGTGCCAAGGATGGGGTCGGTGCCAGCGGGGAAGAACAGCGGCCCAAAGATCAGGGCCGCGGCAGTGCCGTAGAGGAAAAAGTCATACCACTCGAGTGCATTGCCAATGACGGAGGCGACAACGATTCGCCCGAGTGAGGATTGTTTATCTGAAGCTTGGGACATTTTTAGCTCCTAGCGCATTACTTGAACGGTAAAGCTGCGCTTCATGGACTGGAGATACGTTGTGACTGCAGGCTGGCTTACCAGACCTGCCACGTGTAGGTGGTGATCAAGCGGTTCTCATCGAAGTCGTTGCCGTAGCGTTGCTTGACCATCCAGTTTTTCCATTCGAGGCCGAGTCCCTTAAGCGGCCCACTCTGGACAACATATTTCAAAGCCATCCCTCGTTCGTTTTCAGCATCATCTGCAAGACCCTGGCCACGATCGATCTGGGTGCCTTTGATGTAGCGGAGAGAAGCGGTCAGACCAGGGATTCCGGATTGCGCGAAATCGTAGGCGTACCCCACTCCCCAGGAGCGCTCCTGAGGTCGAATGAACGGTTGGTTGGC
The genomic region above belongs to Pseudomonas sp. PSKL.D1 and contains:
- a CDS encoding MFS transporter yields the protein MSQASDKQSSLGRIVVASVIGNALEWYDFFLYGTAAALIFGPLFFPAGTDPILGTMGAFAGFAVGFVARPLGGIIFGHIGDRDGRKKALVITLSMMGVATFLIGLLPTFQQVGYLAPVCLVILRIVQGIASGGEWGGGVLMLSENAPADRTGFFAAFSQLGVSAGFVLSAAAFYLVQMLPTEDFMSWGWRIPFLASVVIFGVGVYIRRNLPESREFERDVSTKDEAKHLPALQVLREHPKAVLQAMGLRLAENGGGYIFLAFSMAYAKFTGLSTQVVLSGVMVAMIIEAFSILFWGWLSDIIGRRTVYAIGSVSLIAFAFPFFWLMDTHQPLLVYLALCLGLPFSHGAMIGTQPAMMGELFPTHVRYTGLALGHEIASIFAGGFAPLIATALFAAYKDAWPVAVMLMLFGAVTTLTLLTIRPSQPELAGKPATA